GACTTGCTCGTCAATTTCATCCTTAAAGGAACAGTACGGCGCCAGCGCCCAGCAGTGAACAAGCCAGACATGCTCCTGACCGTCTCCGTCGATAACTTCTCCTTCCCATCGGGTCATTGCACGAGGGCAGCATTCgtgttttatttcttcataaCCACATTCTCGTTACCGTTTCTCATACAGTTTCTCCTTCTTCTATGGATGACCTCTGTTTGCGTCTCGCGTGTGCTTCTTGGTCGGCATTACTGGATAGATGTTATATGTGGGACTATCATTGGACTACTTCAGGGTTTTGTTATACAAAGAAATTGGAAAACGTGGGACCTCAATGATGCTTTATGATATTCGGCCTTGATGGtatctgttaaaaaatattgccatGATTAAAAAGTACAGTTTAGTGTTATCTCTTATGAATGCTCATTCAGACAAGCTTTCACAAATTGAATCTGCTATTTAAGTATGATCACGCTTATTCTTCTGATTAAAATCTTAATCCAGATTTTTTTCCCTGAATGATCTTTATGTTTGTTTCATTGCAGGGAATAGGATGtgtgttttttaaagaaacatcGAGGATAAGTTGTGTTTACATAATGGAAACTATGTGTGCAATCTTGCCtttgaaaattatacatttacCATGGAGCTTGGCTCCATGCTTTTAGCATTCAAAAAGTCATAGTGGGTGGTGTCCTTGACATGGGCTTTCCTTTGAAGCATGCCGGTAATGCATATGAACCTCCGAAACCCTATCTACTCTTATCTTTTGTTTTAGAGGGCAACTAATATCATACCTTGTTTTTCACAATATTTCATGTCCAAAATAATTATAGATAATTAAATAAGGATTGTTTACATTTGTTTTGactcttgaatatttctaactTGTCACAGGTCAGCTTATGCAAACTTGACGGCCAACCTGGCATTTTAAACACCTCCAAGCCTCAAATTCTGACAGCTATGGGGTGTTTAGTCAGCAAGAAGCATTCCCCACTGATAGAGACATCAAGGAAAGTTTTGTCAAGATTTTTCATCTGTCAAAGCAGATTCAACTTGTTAAAACTCAAGTATCTGTATTCCATTTCATCAGAAATTGTTgagattttgatttatttatccatttaGGATATATTGATATTGCTCATTCATTGTTGTGATAATGAACTTTGTAACAAAAtttatttgtgataaattttatACTTTGAGAGAAATTACTGCAATATTGCAAGTTTGTTTCTATAAACAtagatgaatatatataaatcatactGAGAGACATGGGTCCTATTGCACCAAATATGTTACTTTTGCACCAAAGATGTACCTTTGTATTGGCCTCATTCATGCCAAACacataaaaattatgataacaaatatattatacgTCATTTATGTTGTATACTTTGTTTTAAGTGCTGtaaactataataataatatgcaacatttttaGCAAGGCTACCGTGATCGGGCgcttgagcattcaaggaatttcttcctaccgtatacccatttactacaccttggtggagagtggcaaatgtagactAACTTGCCAAATGAGGCGAGTGCTGTGGTGGAATTCAAATCCCGGACCTTTTGGTTCAAGCCCGGTGACTTACCCAccgagccacaacacctctacaatTACCCTGGTTTTAGCACGGCTACTCAGATCTGATGATTaatcattcaaggaattcctcctaccaggtacccttttactacacctgggttgagagtggaaatgtagataaatgccttaccaagaTATGCAAGTGatgcagtgggatttgaaccctggacCTTATGGCTCAAACTTCAGTTTAATAGAGACTTATCAGCTGAGACACGGCACCTCTAAAAATTGTTTGTCACTATACTGTGTGTTGATATTGTATCTGACCTACTTGGTAAGTTGGGTAACAACAGGGCATAAACTCGTTTTACGTTGCTCTTGCCAGACCAAGGAATTGccataaacaaaacaagtagTCAGACTCTGTCAATACATGGCTCCTAGGGCAAAATAGAGAATCCATGCTTACAGGTTGCTAAATTTTTGCCATGGTTTTGAGTTCATTGTGTATTTGAATTACTTTACATAATAGTGGATTCCTTAGTTCCAAGTTGCTTCCTCATTAATACCAATTTAATGCCAATACCAAACGTATCAAGTTGATTAATCACCCTGTGACAATGCCAAGATGGATACTctaaaaataaatctaaatatcaaaaaatgGTTCGACAAGTATTATACATGTGATTTCAATGAGAAAAACTGTACAGGACTTTACAATGTAGGTATCCCATTAATGCAGAAGACATAAATATTGGGGTTTGTGGAATAGTTATCATTATGATTTGTTTGATGAAACATGAATggacataactttttttatgtttatatttgtgatttgatgTCACTTAAGTATTTATGCAACTTTATTTGCAAAATGATGTTTTGAATTTTCTATGAAAGTCAAgtttttttaaaaagagaataattcaatatttacatTGCTATTTGTCAGTGTGCACTTTATTCAGTCATATAATGAGTGTTAAATTGTATCAATGATAATGGCGACAATAATAGAGATATTATATCAttgacaatggtgatgatgatgatgctggtgatggtagtggtgatgacgacattgataaggatgatgatggtagtgatattgaaaatgatggtggtgatgatggtagtagtgatatggtggtgatggtgatgatggtggtggtgatatggtgatgatgatgatggtgattatggtaGTGGtgatatggtgatgatggtagtggtgatatggtgattatgatgatggtgattatggtaGTGgtgatatgattatgatgatggtgagtggtgatatggtggtgatgatgatgatggtaatggtgatggtgattatggtaGTGgtgttatgatgatggtgattatggtaGTGGTAAGTGGTgatatggtggtgatgatgatgatggtagtggtgatatggttattatgatgatggtgattatggtaGTGGTGATATggttattatgatgatggtgattatggtaGTGGTGATATggttattatgatgatggtgattatggtaGTGGTGataaggtgatgatgatgatggtgattgtggtggtatggtggtgatgatggtagtggtgttatgatgatggtgattatggtaGTGGTAAGTGGTgatatggtggtgatggtagtggtaatgatggtagtggtgatatggtgattatgatgatggtgattatgatggtagtggtgatgatggtgatggtagtggtgatatggtgattatgatgatggtgattatgatgttagtggtgatgatggtgatggtagtggtgatatggtgattatgattatgGTAGTGGTAAGTGGTGATGTGGtaagtggtgatgatggtgattatggtaGTGGTGATATGGTGATTATGGTAGTGGTAAGTGGTGatatggtcatgatgatgatggtgatggtagtggtgatatGGTGATTATGGTAGTGGtgatatggtgatgatgatggtggtgattatggTAGTGGtgatatggtgatgatgatggtagtggtaagTGGtgatatggtgatgatgatgatggtgatgatagtggtaatgatggtagtggtaaGTGGtgatatggtgatgatgatgatggtgatgatagtggtaatgatggtagtggtgatatggtgatgatgatgatggtgattatgatgatggtgattatggtaGTGGtgatatggtgatgatgatgatggtgattatgatgatggtgattatggtaGTGGTGatatggtgattatgatgatggtgattatggtaGTGGtgatatggtgatgatgattatgatggtgatgatgcaaTTCAGGTGATGACCAAATCCCAATTAGGCTAACTTTATATTATTAGACTAACTTTTAGTTTAGtcatgatggtgttagacaaTCTGAACACTGAACCAGCTGCTAGTTGGAACCCCCTTCACTCCTTCAATTtgacaaaagtgaaataaaaaaaatgtgacttaATGATTGGTTTTCTTATGATCTGTTTAatagtgctaggaaatatacaACTGAAGGTTGTAAGtcaaatatttgtgaaatatttaaatCAAACACAGCACATCACACAAATTTCAATTAATAGACTATTATTGCAGACAGCAAATTATAACATAATACAGGTTCAAGTGAGTCATGAAATAAAGTTTCTACATTTGTGAAAATCTGTTATTGGTCCTTAAATAAATTCaacctgaaaatttgaaagttctttttctttttttccaattcTGGAATGCCTACataacaaatatatttaatagAAAGTAAAACAAAAGCATTTTAGTACTATATCTTTTATTTGTAATCAAACCAATACTCTTTTTGATCAATTTGTAGTGAAAGTAGCATCTCTATCATCTGAGATCTTTATGAGCATAAATATATAGTAATATGAAAGACAGAATTGAAAGAAATTCTTTCACTAAATTGCCTTTCATTGTTCAGATGCACTAAAGTATAAGAATAACAGACTTGTAATATTGCCctacaaacaacatattttcaaaaaaaaatacacattttcaaagCTCTCTTCAAAAAGACGATCTACCTATAGAGATGGGGGAACAATGCACCCTGGAGAGTTTAATGAATGGtgtatggaaaaaaataatgtagcCACAATGCCAATAAAGAACATAGTCATTCTTTTGTTTAAAACTGAAATCTTGAATTGAAACTTCATTCCTATTCAATACTTTGCCAACCACCAAAATCCCAAATCagataaataattgcaatatactttttttctttattacattCTGAACTTCAAATACCTTAGCATTGAGTGACatcacaaaataagaaaaaatcacaaaatgacTCCTCTTTCAGGAAAAAAAGCATTCTGAAAGAACCAGAAAATGATTGGCAAGTATGCTACTTGAGCTAAGAattattggtaaaaaaaaataacagcaaaTAAAAATGCCTGTCAATTAGGCCTAAAATCCTAAAATGAAAAAGTGTATACGCAATAAAAGAATTTTAAGGTGATGACCGCAACCATAAAATGTGCTACAACTTTAAAATAGTTTGACTATTAAgatgaaaatacatattttagcCTTTAGGAAATACACAAAGTGCATACTTTTATCCTAAACTGTTTTGACATGGAGACAATTTGACAAGAGCAATGTCCAATCATGAAGATTCAACCTTATTACTTGTTTCATAGTCCTCTCATTGTAAAggttcttaaaggtcaagtccaccccagcaaaatgttgatttgaataaatagagaaaaatcaaactagcataacgctgaaaatttcatcaaaatcggacataaaatataaagaaagttatggcatttaaagtttcgcttatttttcacaaaacagtgatatgcacaactcagtgaaatgcaaatgagtcagtcgatgatgtccatcactcactatttcttttgttttttattgtttgaattgtacaatatttcattttcttacagatttgaccatagggaccgacttgactgaaccattagTATTagacaatgctaattccatatgttcagggaggaattaatcactgtttcacttgacaatgaggagaaaattagaatatttcatataataaaatacaaaagaaatagtgagtggatgacgtcatcagtctccgcatttgcataccgaccaggatgtgcatataactgttttgtgaaattaagcgaaactttaaaatgtcataactttcttattttacatccgattttgatgaaattttcagtgttatgcttgctggatttttctcttttgattcaaatcattcttttgttggggtggacttgtcgtTTAAGGTGTGGCTATGTGAAAGAAGGATACAAATATCAAGTCACAAAATGTATGCTCGAGGCTTTTTCTGACATTTCTCACAGACGATGCCTATATTAACCTAATTCCGAGTACATAttttgattgtaaaaaaaaaaacaatgaaaatcaaTGTTAATTAACATCAGAATATTGTAACTTTGGCTATTAAAAATCACTCAAAAACCCACCTGTCCGTCACAAAAATTTGCAGTCAGAGATTTGTTTAAATAACTTTTTGTTGTACAATGTACCAAGATTGGATTAAATGTAAAGCAGAGGGGAATATGAATGATAGAAAATCTGATTAAGCACCCTAGAATATGTTCTAGTCACGAATGCATAAAGTTGTTTGTAACTTATGAGCACTTTTATGAAACATGCTACACTACAGGAGCATTTTATGAAGCATCTTATCAGctgttctcagccaatcagatgtcaggatttcagtagcttataacagttagCACTATCACTGACAAACCACATCATGAAACCTTCCCAAATGACTGAAAAAGGCCAATGAAATGCTACATTGAAAAGAGAAATTTACCAAATGGACAGATGGTATAAGATATCTACAAGCAGAAGCAACTTGAATAACATTTTTTACCACAAATGTCATTGATTCTAAAAAGAACGAAATCAGTTTATGATGGAATCTTGTGTttacatatactttttttttctttgatcagTCTGTAATGGGAGGAAGATtggcaaaatattgataaagcaTCAGAGGCACACATAATTCACAAACtttatttaagttcttaattCATAACATTGTGCACAGTACAATATTATATGATTAAAACTTACGGATTAAAACtcttattgtacttttgtaggaAATCACTATgtttcaacataaaaaaaaacaatccacATAATTCATCATAAAATACCACATACAAGGGTAAACTTGCACTATAATTTGACCTTCAATGTGTCATATATATACCCAAGTCAAATCAAGTGACCCAAGTAgaatctgggccccatcttacaaagagttacgattgatcccatcaatcgtaactctatggaaatccatcagtgtcataattttttctacaggaaatttgcaaaatgtcctttgtaaacaaaggaaatcaCGCAAAGTTGTTAAGAAATCAATGACTTTATGGGTATACAATCATATCTAGAAcaatttttgaacaaacatgcattttatatgttgactttgctggctttccatagttgcgattgatcagatcaatcgcaactctttgtaagacgggccccagggcTTATGACTTATGTAGACCAGATTTTACAAAACatgtgttatacatgtatactttttGTAAATTGAATTTCTCTTAACTCAAACATATATCTGTGCTACCAAAAGATTTGGATTACACAAAGTTACCTGCATGAATCAATATTGCCACTGCCAACTTGTTGAAGAACGAATCCTGGACTTTGTCAGTCTTCAAAGTAATCGTCTTCTCTATAAGGTTCGTTCACAACATGAAGAAGATGCCTGTAGTAAGGGTTGACATCTAGCTTGCACTCTGGACAGGGAAATTCTTTGGAAAAGAACGGTTCATACCtagaagaaaacaaatttaaagaTATGTATTCTGAATTCAGAAATCATATCATTTGTCCTTCATTATGTCATTGGTGAATTTAATTCCAATAATGAATTGATGTGATTTTGTTAACCATGGGAGtatactcatcatcatcatttatatcatcctcctcctcctcatcatcattataataatcatcatcgtcatcctcctcctcatcatcattaatacTTGCTCTGTATTGTAATGTGTGTATAGAAAAATGTATTAACATTATCTTCAGTATAATAATCACCAACACCACTACTATCCTCAtccttcatcatcataatcgattcatcatcattagcatcatcatcaccatcttcatcttcatcgcaatcatcatcatcatcattgatccatcatcaccatcatcattatcaccatcatcatcatataatcatcatcatcattgatctatcaccaccatcatcttcatcacaatcatcatcattatcatcatcaccatcaccttcaTTATCATAAACCTTTATCGATATCACCATTTAATAAAAGTTGTCTGTTTaaagaacaaagaaattaaAACCTTAAAATGACTTGGGCACTTACCAAAAATTAACTGCTAGATTCCTCCCTTCGATTTCATTTGGATAGGACTGAACCTCATGCCACCAGAACGCTGGCATAAACAGAATGTCACCCTCTGTCAATGTACAGTTTAATGGCCGAGCTTCAGCAAACTCAGGAAACCTCTGTACAGAGACATGattaattaaaggagaattatCAAACTCTGTGGAATTATCTATTTCCATGAAATAGCGGATAGAGGGTAGAAATGTTAAAAAGTTCAAAACAGGTTACGAAATTAGAAGAGAtatgaaagtttgaaaagtcTCAATTTACTTTGAACATGGCAATCTTTAAATTGGCAATGTTACTTCAAAATATTTGGTGAACATCATTTTCTCTACTGTCTCTAAAGATGGCGATTGTGTTTTCTTTGTTGTTACACAATCTTAAATACATAttcagatttcatgatttcacaagtTTTCATAAACTAAACATATTAGATCTTAAATGTTTTCTCACAAAATCAATGTTTGCTCCAACTATATGAATAAGCTATAAAGCGCttatacaaatgtttctaagcaatGCACACTATTACCCCGGGATTAGCACAGCTACCCTGATCTGAATGGCATTATACTAAAAGAAGGTAGAACATGTGAGGAGTGGACGAGTAGgcagtagacaaattggcaatttaccaccATTGCAATCACTTGCAAATATATTGTAACCAAATGGTCACAAATGATCCTCCAACCAATTGTGAAGGCCTCTTTACAAACCTTATAATCAGGATCTTTTATGTCTACTGGAGACATGACCATGGACGTGCTATCCATCAGTTTCTTACGCCGAAATCTCTGAGTGCCTGGATCAAAGCCTAGCAGGGCCTCTGGAATGTGGGCCTCGTAGAGCTGGGTGTTGTTATGGGGCTCAAAGAGCGTGAGCTCCTTCCTGCCTCGTaactgaaaaacaaaataagtggCAAGATCTACTAGTGCACATTATGTGTATTTGTATGAATATGTTTATACAttgtatctgtttttttttttttgtatgagaGATGTGAAATATATGAAACTGGAAACTGAAACATCTACAAAAGAGGCATCACACCTGGACATTAGGCTACAGCCAGTGTATGTATGACAAGCCATATAATCATTTTATCATTCACTCCTATCTCTTTATAATCAAGGATTTCAATTCCTGATATATCAAGAAatcaaattcttgaaatttgatgattattttatcactatattcatgttttcctttaacagcaagaaatttatctacactgtgctgcactcgacccaggtggggtgaatgggtacctggtaggaagaaattccttgaatgctcgagcacccgatcaaggtagccgaGCTAAAGCCAGAgtaataacattatcatgttaagcagggcccaatggtagaacagttttcagaactgaagtggctaccttgggtaaaatattacattattattattactatcaaaaaaacaagaatatatCGAAGCATACCAAGGGTAGGCTAAGTTTTTTTCCTTATAAGTAAATTTTCTACTTTTGACTTGATCAGGCATGTGTGAATATGCTTATTCATTAAAGAAGTACCTGACACAGGAAGTTATCAAAGGGGTCAAAGTGTAGTTTGCCTAGAGTGTCACCGTCGCTGAGCCAGATGTTGAGGTGCCTTCTATCAAGGACATCCTGGACGTACGGCGGATCTTCAACGTCTTCCTCCAACTTTGGAAAGTGGGAAGGGATCGAGGAATACTCAAGGTAGGTGGAGA
Above is a window of Lytechinus pictus isolate F3 Inbred chromosome 15, Lp3.0, whole genome shotgun sequence DNA encoding:
- the LOC129278247 gene encoding polyisoprenoid diphosphate/phosphate phosphohydrolase PLPP6-like; the encoded protein is MTKKEHNDRMKKPRRRSQISSSWWDVVLQYDQDWTRRWGVCATKDSTSGWLRPVMKGLEISGHGLVWFTIPLAILYQSYLSKNTVVFNPTANLILGLLLDLLVNFILKGTVRRQRPAVNKPDMLLTVSVDNFSFPSGHCTRAAFVFYFFITTFSLPFLIQFLLLLWMTSVCVSRVLLGRHYWIDVICGTIIGLLQGFVIQRNWKTWDLNDAL